One Luteibacter sp. 9135 DNA segment encodes these proteins:
- a CDS encoding CoA-acylating methylmalonate-semialdehyde dehydrogenase — MSAQPSASSLPRIGHFIDGKPYTGSPSGTAPVYDPARGVPAAEVDLASVVDVDAAVRAAHAAFPAWSDTPPLKRARVMFRFKNLIERDLDRLARIIVAEHGKVLSDAKGEVIRGLEVVEYACGIPELLKGEYTEQIANGIDAWTMRQALGVCAGITPFNFPAMVPMWMFPMALACGNTFVLKPSERDPSLAVELARLLQEAGLPDGVFNVVHGDKTAVDALLEHPLVRAVSFVGSTPIAEYIYAQGSARGKRVQALGGAKNHMIVMPDADLDKTADALMGAGYGAAGERCMAISVAVAVGEATADALVAKLAPRVKALRIGHGLDETIEMGPVVTGMHRDRITHYIDDGEAAGAELVVDGRGYQVAGCEQGFFVGGTLFDRVTPAMRIYKEEIFGPVLCVVRVPDFASALKLVDEHEFGNGTAIFTRDGQVAREFAHRVQVGMIGINIPIPVPMAFHSFGGWKKSLMGDHHAHGPESVRFYTRQKAVTQRWLNHDESAGAEFAMPTH, encoded by the coding sequence ATGTCCGCCCAGCCTTCCGCTTCCTCCCTTCCCCGTATCGGCCATTTCATCGACGGCAAGCCCTATACCGGCTCGCCCTCCGGCACGGCACCGGTCTACGACCCGGCGCGCGGCGTGCCCGCGGCCGAGGTGGACCTCGCGTCGGTCGTCGACGTCGATGCCGCCGTGCGCGCGGCGCATGCCGCGTTCCCGGCATGGTCCGACACGCCGCCGCTCAAGCGCGCGCGCGTGATGTTCCGTTTCAAGAACCTGATCGAGCGCGACCTCGACCGTCTCGCGCGCATCATCGTGGCCGAACACGGCAAGGTGCTTTCCGACGCGAAAGGCGAAGTGATCCGCGGGCTGGAAGTGGTCGAATACGCCTGCGGCATCCCGGAACTGCTCAAGGGTGAGTACACCGAACAGATCGCCAACGGTATCGATGCCTGGACGATGCGCCAGGCGCTGGGCGTGTGCGCCGGCATCACCCCGTTCAACTTCCCCGCCATGGTGCCGATGTGGATGTTCCCCATGGCGCTGGCCTGCGGCAACACCTTCGTATTGAAGCCGTCCGAACGCGATCCGTCGCTGGCGGTGGAGCTGGCCCGGCTGCTGCAGGAAGCCGGGCTTCCCGACGGCGTGTTCAACGTGGTGCATGGCGACAAGACCGCCGTGGATGCCCTGCTGGAACATCCGCTGGTTCGCGCGGTGAGCTTCGTCGGTTCCACGCCGATTGCCGAATACATCTATGCGCAGGGTTCCGCCAGGGGCAAACGCGTACAGGCACTGGGCGGCGCGAAGAACCACATGATCGTCATGCCCGACGCCGACCTCGACAAGACGGCGGATGCACTGATGGGCGCGGGTTACGGTGCCGCCGGTGAGCGCTGCATGGCGATATCCGTGGCCGTCGCCGTCGGCGAGGCCACCGCCGATGCGCTGGTGGCGAAGCTCGCGCCGCGGGTGAAGGCGCTGCGCATCGGCCATGGCCTGGACGAGACGATCGAGATGGGCCCGGTGGTCACCGGCATGCATCGCGACCGCATCACCCACTACATCGACGACGGCGAAGCGGCCGGTGCCGAGCTGGTCGTGGACGGCCGCGGCTACCAGGTCGCCGGTTGCGAACAGGGCTTTTTCGTGGGCGGCACGCTGTTCGACCGCGTCACCCCCGCCATGCGCATCTACAAGGAAGAAATCTTCGGACCCGTGCTCTGCGTCGTTCGCGTGCCGGATTTCGCCAGTGCGCTGAAACTGGTGGACGAGCATGAATTCGGCAACGGCACGGCCATCTTCACCCGCGACGGCCAGGTGGCGCGCGAGTTCGCCCACCGCGTTCAGGTAGGCATGATCGGCATCAACATCCCCATCCCCGTGCCGATGGCCTTCCACAGCTTCGGCGGCTGGAAGAAGAGCCTGATGGGAGACCACCACGCCCACGGCCCGGAATCTGTGCGCTTCTACACAAGACAGAAAGCTGTCACACAGCGCTGGCTGAACCACGACGAAAGTGCAGGGGCGGAATTCGCGATGCCCACACATTAG
- a CDS encoding bifunctional 5-dehydro-2-deoxygluconokinase/5-dehydro-2-deoxyphosphogluconate aldolase translates to MRSLLPRSASRPIDVACLGRLAVDLYAQQIGARLEDATSFAKYLGGSSANVAFGTARLGLRSAMLARVGDDHMGRFLTETLEAEGCDISQVTVDTDRLTALAILGIKDRETFPLLFYRDNCADMGLTTEDIDEAFIARCRALAITGTHLSQPGVHAAATRAIDLARQHDVRTVLDIDYRPVLWGLTGKGDGERRFVAADHVTAHLQASLPGFDLIVGTEEEFHIAGGSEDLLAALRAVRGISAATLVVKRGAIGCSVIDGPIPERIDDAPTYRGARVEVLNVLGAGDAFLSGFLTGWLDGESVAQACAFANACGAIVVSRHGCAPAMPARAELDAFLAREGGIPRPDRDAELSHLHRTAVPRKAWNDLYVFAFDHRVPFFELTREAGGDEARLPRLKELLVEAVAATERAGHLQGHVGLLADDRYGQNALNAATGRGWWIGRPVEVPGSSPLELERGRSIGSQLIAWPREHVIKCLVAFDPDATPMERVEQETQIRSLYDAAVISGHELLLEIIPPCTGGPAQRDELVLRSMKRIYNLGIRPDWWKLCPPQRDAWQGIDALIAERDPHCRGVLLLGLNAPEEVLAAGFADALESTTCRGFAVGRTLFSEPAKAWLAGRIDDETLVAQARAAFERMIALWREGRRAPQAPMREGAAA, encoded by the coding sequence ATGCGTAGTCTCCTGCCCCGTTCCGCCTCCCGCCCCATCGACGTCGCCTGCCTCGGCCGGCTCGCGGTGGATCTCTACGCCCAGCAGATCGGCGCCCGCCTGGAGGACGCCACCAGTTTCGCCAAGTACCTCGGTGGATCTTCGGCCAACGTCGCCTTCGGCACGGCACGGCTGGGCCTGCGCTCGGCCATGCTCGCCCGCGTCGGCGACGATCACATGGGCCGCTTCCTCACCGAGACGCTGGAAGCGGAAGGCTGTGACATCAGTCAGGTCACGGTGGACACGGACCGGCTCACCGCCCTGGCCATCCTGGGCATCAAGGATCGCGAGACGTTTCCGCTGCTGTTCTATCGCGACAACTGCGCCGACATGGGGCTGACCACGGAGGATATCGACGAGGCCTTCATTGCCCGCTGCCGCGCACTGGCCATCACCGGCACGCACCTGTCGCAGCCGGGCGTGCATGCCGCCGCCACCCGCGCCATCGACCTGGCCCGCCAGCACGACGTGCGTACGGTGCTCGACATCGATTACCGCCCGGTGCTCTGGGGCCTGACGGGCAAGGGCGACGGCGAACGCCGCTTCGTGGCCGCCGATCATGTCACCGCACATTTGCAGGCCAGCCTGCCGGGCTTCGACCTGATCGTCGGCACGGAAGAAGAATTCCATATCGCCGGCGGCAGTGAAGACCTGCTGGCGGCACTGCGCGCAGTGCGTGGCATCAGCGCCGCCACGCTGGTGGTCAAGCGTGGCGCCATCGGCTGCAGCGTGATCGACGGCCCCATTCCCGAGCGCATCGACGACGCCCCCACCTACCGCGGTGCGCGCGTGGAGGTGCTGAACGTGCTCGGCGCGGGCGATGCCTTCCTCTCCGGCTTCCTGACCGGCTGGCTGGACGGCGAGTCCGTGGCGCAGGCCTGCGCGTTCGCCAATGCCTGCGGCGCCATCGTGGTGTCCCGCCACGGCTGCGCACCGGCCATGCCCGCCCGTGCGGAACTGGACGCCTTCCTGGCGCGCGAGGGCGGCATCCCGCGGCCCGATCGCGACGCCGAGCTGTCCCACCTGCATCGCACCGCCGTACCGCGCAAGGCATGGAACGACCTCTATGTGTTCGCCTTCGACCACCGGGTGCCGTTCTTCGAGCTGACCCGCGAAGCCGGCGGCGACGAAGCCCGGCTGCCGCGCCTGAAGGAGCTGCTCGTGGAGGCGGTGGCCGCCACCGAACGCGCCGGCCACCTGCAGGGCCATGTCGGCCTGCTGGCCGACGACCGCTACGGCCAGAACGCACTGAACGCGGCCACCGGTCGCGGCTGGTGGATCGGCCGCCCGGTGGAAGTGCCGGGCTCCAGTCCTCTCGAACTCGAACGCGGCCGCTCCATCGGCAGCCAGCTGATCGCGTGGCCGCGCGAGCACGTCATCAAGTGCCTCGTGGCCTTCGATCCCGATGCCACGCCCATGGAACGCGTGGAACAGGAAACCCAGATCCGTTCGCTCTACGACGCCGCCGTCATCAGCGGCCACGAGCTGCTGCTGGAAATCATCCCGCCGTGCACGGGCGGCCCCGCCCAGCGCGACGAGCTGGTGCTGCGCTCGATGAAACGCATCTACAACCTCGGCATCCGCCCCGACTGGTGGAAGCTTTGCCCGCCGCAGCGCGACGCCTGGCAAGGCATCGACGCCCTGATCGCCGAGCGCGACCCGCATTGCCGGGGCGTGCTGCTGCTCGGCCTGAATGCCCCGGAAGAAGTCCTGGCGGCCGGCTTCGCCGATGCCCTGGAGAGCACCACGTGCCGCGGCTTCGCGGTGGGCCGCACCTTGTTCAGCGAACCGGCGAAAGCCTGGCTGGCGGGGCGGATCGACGATGAGACGCTGGTCGCCCAGGCGCGTGCGGCGTTCGAACGGATGATCGCCCTGTGGCGCGAAGGCCGTCGTGCCCCGCAGGCGCCGATGCGGGAAGGCGCCGCGGCATGA
- the iolE gene encoding myo-inosose-2 dehydratase, with protein sequence MKNDPIRIGINPISWSNDDLPSLGGEIPLSTALTEGKAIGYEGFELGNKFPKEPAALRDLMAGYGLDVVSGWYSGRVAERSAKDETVAVEKHLRLLAENGCKVMVYGEVAHAIQGEPVPLYKRPRFRTADDWKRYGDNLTAFATFTLSHGVRLAYHHHMGAYVESPEDVDQLMAHTGDEVGLLFDSGHTYFGGGDPLAVLDRHIGRICHVHCKDVRPGVVRLARNRHWTFLESVLNGAFTVPGDGVIDFAAIIDRLKTHGYTGWLVVEAEQDPSVAPSYAFAKKGYDTLRNLLDRATVGEAA encoded by the coding sequence ATGAAAAACGATCCCATCCGCATCGGCATCAACCCGATCTCCTGGAGCAACGACGACCTGCCCTCGCTCGGCGGCGAGATCCCGCTGTCCACCGCGCTCACCGAAGGCAAGGCCATCGGCTACGAGGGCTTCGAGCTGGGCAACAAGTTCCCGAAGGAGCCGGCCGCGCTGCGCGACCTGATGGCCGGCTACGGCCTGGACGTGGTGTCCGGCTGGTATTCCGGACGCGTGGCCGAGCGCTCCGCGAAGGATGAAACCGTGGCCGTGGAGAAACACCTCCGTCTGCTGGCCGAGAACGGCTGCAAGGTCATGGTCTACGGCGAGGTGGCCCACGCCATCCAGGGTGAGCCGGTGCCGCTATACAAGCGCCCGCGCTTCCGCACGGCCGACGACTGGAAACGCTACGGCGACAACCTCACCGCGTTCGCGACGTTCACGCTGTCGCACGGCGTGCGGCTGGCCTACCACCATCACATGGGCGCCTATGTGGAATCGCCCGAGGACGTGGACCAGCTGATGGCCCACACCGGCGACGAGGTGGGCCTGTTGTTCGACAGCGGCCACACGTACTTCGGCGGCGGCGATCCGCTGGCCGTGCTCGACCGCCACATCGGCCGCATCTGCCACGTGCACTGCAAGGATGTGCGCCCCGGGGTGGTCCGCCTGGCACGCAACCGCCACTGGACCTTCCTCGAGTCCGTGCTCAACGGCGCCTTTACCGTGCCGGGCGACGGCGTGATCGATTTCGCGGCCATCATCGATCGGCTGAAAACCCACGGGTACACCGGCTGGCTGGTGGTCGAGGCCGAGCAGGACCCGTCCGTGGCACCCAGCTATGCCTTCGCCAAGAAAGGCTACGACACACTGCGTAACCTGCTGGACCGCGCGACGGTCGGGGAGGCCGCATGA
- the iolB gene encoding 5-deoxy-glucuronate isomerase: MSLLVKAMPTGEAIVKVTPETAHWKHVGFEARRIVAGSTVEIALPERREGCLVVLVGRVDIAVAGQSWKDLDGRASVFEDRAPHAVYAPPSSVYTVTAHTDAELALASAPATGKFPARLIDPASMKRSTRGTGANTRYVCDILPETEDAESLLVVEVLTPAGHSSSYPPHKHDTDALPEESVLEETYYHRVDPPQGFAFQRVYTDERDIDESMAVGNHDVVMVPRGYHPVVMPHGYRGYYLNVMAGPSRAWHFRNDPAHEWMIAR; this comes from the coding sequence ATGAGCCTGCTGGTCAAGGCCATGCCCACCGGCGAGGCGATCGTCAAGGTCACGCCGGAAACCGCCCACTGGAAGCACGTGGGTTTCGAGGCGCGTCGCATCGTGGCGGGCTCCACCGTCGAGATCGCGCTACCGGAACGTCGCGAAGGCTGCCTGGTGGTGCTCGTGGGCCGCGTGGACATCGCGGTTGCAGGCCAGTCGTGGAAGGACCTCGACGGACGCGCCAGTGTGTTCGAGGACCGCGCGCCGCATGCGGTGTATGCGCCGCCCTCATCGGTTTACACGGTAACCGCGCACACCGACGCCGAGCTTGCGCTGGCGTCCGCGCCGGCCACCGGCAAGTTTCCGGCGCGCCTGATCGACCCCGCCTCGATGAAGCGCTCCACGCGCGGCACCGGCGCCAACACACGCTACGTGTGCGACATCCTGCCGGAGACGGAAGACGCGGAGTCGCTGCTGGTGGTCGAGGTGCTGACCCCGGCAGGGCATTCGTCCAGCTACCCACCGCACAAGCACGACACCGACGCCCTGCCGGAAGAAAGCGTGCTGGAAGAGACCTACTACCATCGCGTCGATCCGCCGCAGGGTTTTGCCTTCCAGCGTGTCTACACCGACGAGCGCGACATCGACGAGTCGATGGCCGTCGGCAACCACGACGTGGTGATGGTGCCGCGCGGCTACCACCCGGTGGTGATGCCGCACGGCTACCGCGGCTACTACCTCAATGTCATGGCCGGCCCGAGCCGCGCCTGGCACTTCCGCAACGATCCCGCCCACGAATGGATGATCGCGCGCTGA
- a CDS encoding carbohydrate porin, with protein sequence MLNVLAKRPIAGVLLACLGLAATAAHADDLATSKYLFGDWNGERTRLEDAGVKFDLGYGGEAAHNYSGGTKNITRYTDQWKLGAAFDLQKLWGWNGATFNIVVTDRNGRNIGADANIGNNQLIQEVYGRGQTWHLTVFSLVQKFFDDRLTWKIGRLPVGEDINQFSCDFQNLTFCGAQPGNIVGDYWVNWPTSQWATVLKLDTSKETFVQIAAYQVNPKYVDDSYARHNGLKPNFPGGTTGALIPLEFGWKPMVNGLPGSYRAGVWYNTSKGNDLYLDVNRQPIALTGNEPLQHDSRKGAWITFQQQVSGEAGGKGTTVFLNIASADHETSATNNQISLGMEYKGIFDRPNDFIGAAIGGSHASGYAAKNQRLVNAITGTDGIVNDGYEKVAEVFYSYSPIPSIALRPNLQYIKDPGGSKQNDDALVLGLKMSVAF encoded by the coding sequence ATGCTCAACGTACTCGCTAAGCGTCCCATCGCCGGCGTGCTGCTCGCATGCCTCGGCCTGGCTGCTACCGCGGCGCACGCCGACGACCTCGCAACCAGCAAATACCTGTTCGGTGACTGGAACGGTGAACGCACGCGGCTCGAAGATGCCGGCGTGAAGTTCGACCTCGGTTACGGCGGTGAAGCGGCCCACAACTACTCGGGCGGCACCAAGAACATCACCCGTTACACCGACCAGTGGAAGCTGGGCGCCGCGTTCGACCTGCAGAAGCTGTGGGGCTGGAACGGCGCGACGTTCAACATCGTGGTTACCGATCGTAACGGCCGCAACATCGGCGCCGACGCCAACATCGGCAACAACCAGCTGATCCAGGAAGTCTACGGTCGCGGCCAGACCTGGCACCTGACCGTCTTCTCCCTGGTGCAGAAGTTCTTCGACGATCGCCTGACCTGGAAGATCGGCCGCCTGCCGGTCGGCGAGGACATCAACCAGTTCTCGTGCGACTTCCAGAACCTGACCTTCTGCGGCGCGCAGCCGGGTAACATCGTGGGCGACTACTGGGTCAACTGGCCGACCAGCCAGTGGGCCACGGTGCTGAAGCTGGATACCTCGAAGGAAACCTTCGTCCAGATCGCGGCCTACCAGGTCAACCCGAAGTACGTCGACGACTCCTACGCGCGTCACAACGGCCTCAAGCCGAACTTCCCCGGCGGCACCACCGGTGCGCTGATCCCCCTGGAGTTCGGCTGGAAGCCGATGGTCAACGGCCTGCCCGGTTCGTACCGCGCCGGCGTCTGGTACAACACGTCCAAGGGTAACGACCTGTACCTCGACGTGAACCGCCAGCCCATCGCGCTGACCGGCAACGAGCCGCTGCAGCACGATTCCCGCAAGGGCGCGTGGATCACCTTCCAGCAGCAGGTGTCCGGCGAAGCCGGCGGCAAGGGCACCACGGTGTTCCTGAACATCGCCTCGGCCGACCACGAGACCTCGGCGACCAATAACCAGATCTCGCTGGGCATGGAGTACAAGGGCATCTTCGATCGCCCGAACGACTTCATCGGCGCCGCCATCGGTGGCTCGCACGCCAGCGGTTACGCCGCGAAGAACCAGCGCCTGGTCAATGCCATCACCGGCACGGACGGCATCGTCAACGACGGCTACGAGAAGGTCGCCGAAGTGTTCTACAGCTACTCGCCGATCCCCTCGATCGCACTGCGTCCCAACCTGCAGTACATCAAGGATCCGGGCGGCAGCAAGCAGAACGACGACGCGCTGGTGCTCGGTCTGAAGATGTCGGTGGCGTTCTAA
- the iolD gene encoding 3D-(3,5/4)-trihydroxycyclohexane-1,2-dione acylhydrolase (decyclizing): MTTPSSPPATVRLTTAQALVRYLAALQGRDPDSDVSAPLFGGVFAIFGHGNVAGLGEALHGIRDTLPTYRAHNEQAMAHTAIAYAKAHMRRRMMAVTTSIGPGATNLVTAAALAHVNRLPVLLLPGDIFVSRAPDPVLQQLEDFGDGTVSVNDCLRPVSRYFDRIVRPEQLLTALPRAIRALTDAALCGPVTLALPQDVQAEAYDWPLAFFEPREIVFRAPQPTDDELMHALDAIEAAERPVIVAGGGALYARATPQLLAFADKHGVPVCETQAGKGVLPWNHPLHLGPAGVCGSTAANALLRDADLVIAVGTRLQDFTTGSNALFAHVPILSVNVNTFDALKGNGLEVIGDAARVLDDLGFGLEDWTAPEAWTLRARQLAGAWLDIVARTTDARQPPAGRLPYDGEVIGAVQRSSSRSTQDDVVVCAAGTLPAELEKLWRTETPGGYHMEYGYSCMGYEIAGGLGVKMALPDREVVVMVGDGSYLMMNSEIATSVMLDAKLIVVVLDNRGYGCINRLQQSTGSAAFNNMFDDCVQGRHGAPTIDFAAHARAMGAIAEHVADIAGLEAAMERARAADRTYLISIDTDHTRTTDEGGAWWEVAIPEVSSRDAVRDARAGYDTAIVARKTRNTPT; encoded by the coding sequence ATGACCACGCCCTCCTCTCCCCCGGCCACCGTCCGGCTGACCACGGCGCAGGCGTTGGTCCGTTACCTCGCCGCACTGCAGGGCCGCGATCCGGACAGCGATGTGTCGGCGCCGCTGTTCGGCGGGGTCTTCGCCATCTTCGGCCACGGCAACGTGGCCGGGCTGGGTGAAGCGCTGCACGGCATCCGCGACACGCTGCCGACGTATCGCGCGCACAACGAACAGGCGATGGCGCATACCGCCATCGCCTACGCCAAAGCGCACATGCGCCGGCGGATGATGGCCGTCACCACGTCCATCGGACCGGGTGCCACCAACCTCGTGACGGCGGCGGCGCTGGCTCACGTCAACCGCCTGCCGGTGCTGTTGCTGCCCGGCGACATCTTCGTCTCGCGCGCACCGGATCCGGTGCTGCAACAGCTGGAGGATTTCGGCGACGGCACCGTCTCGGTCAACGACTGCCTGCGTCCGGTGTCCCGCTACTTCGACCGCATCGTGCGTCCGGAACAGTTGCTGACGGCGCTGCCACGGGCCATCCGCGCGCTCACCGATGCCGCCCTCTGCGGCCCGGTGACGCTGGCGTTGCCGCAGGACGTGCAGGCCGAGGCGTACGACTGGCCGCTGGCCTTCTTCGAGCCGCGCGAGATCGTGTTCCGCGCGCCGCAGCCCACCGACGACGAACTGATGCACGCGCTGGACGCCATCGAGGCGGCCGAGCGTCCGGTCATCGTGGCCGGCGGCGGTGCCCTGTACGCCAGGGCCACCCCGCAATTGCTGGCCTTTGCCGACAAGCACGGCGTGCCCGTGTGCGAGACCCAGGCCGGCAAGGGCGTGCTGCCGTGGAACCACCCGCTGCATCTCGGCCCCGCGGGCGTCTGCGGCTCCACCGCCGCCAACGCCCTGCTGCGCGACGCCGACCTGGTGATCGCCGTGGGCACGCGACTGCAGGACTTCACCACAGGCTCCAACGCCCTGTTCGCCCACGTGCCGATCCTCTCGGTCAACGTCAACACGTTCGACGCGCTCAAGGGCAACGGCCTGGAAGTGATCGGGGATGCCGCACGCGTGCTGGACGACCTGGGCTTCGGCCTGGAGGACTGGACCGCTCCGGAAGCCTGGACATTGCGCGCGCGCCAGTTGGCCGGGGCATGGCTGGACATCGTGGCGCGCACCACGGATGCCCGCCAGCCGCCGGCAGGCCGCCTGCCCTACGACGGCGAAGTGATCGGTGCCGTGCAACGCTCGTCGTCACGCTCCACGCAAGACGACGTGGTCGTCTGCGCCGCGGGCACGCTACCGGCGGAACTGGAAAAGCTGTGGCGCACCGAAACACCCGGCGGTTACCACATGGAATACGGCTACTCGTGCATGGGTTATGAGATCGCCGGCGGCCTGGGCGTGAAGATGGCCCTGCCCGACCGCGAGGTGGTGGTCATGGTCGGCGACGGCAGCTACCTCATGATGAATTCCGAGATCGCCACCTCGGTGATGCTCGACGCCAAGCTCATCGTCGTGGTGCTGGACAACCGCGGTTACGGCTGCATCAACCGGCTGCAACAGTCCACCGGCAGCGCCGCGTTCAACAACATGTTCGACGATTGCGTGCAGGGCCGGCACGGCGCACCCACCATCGACTTCGCCGCGCATGCCCGCGCCATGGGCGCGATCGCCGAGCACGTCGCCGACATCGCCGGCCTGGAGGCCGCCATGGAACGCGCACGCGCCGCCGACCGTACCTACCTCATCAGCATCGACACCGACCACACGCGCACCACGGACGAAGGCGGCGCATGGTGGGAGGTGGCGATTCCCGAAGTATCGTCGCGCGATGCCGTGCGCGACGCCCGCGCCGGTTACGACACCGCCATCGTGGCCCGCAAGACCAGGAACACGCCCACATGA
- a CDS encoding ATP-binding cassette domain-containing protein — protein MADDYILELDNVSKFFGTVIALQGVTLRLRRGEVHCLLGDNGAGKSTLIKTLAGVHQPSTGEYRVEGRAVKYSSPREALDDGIATVYQDLALVPLMSVARNFFAGREPRRKMFGLIPVIDMQYANETAREKLAEMGIRVRDASQPVGTMSGGERQCLAIARAIHFGAKVLILDEPTAALGVKQSCNVLKLIHKARERGISVIFITHNVHHAYPIADSFTLLNRGQSMGTFAKADVTKEAVLDMMAGGTEIQSLVDELEGRAA, from the coding sequence ATGGCCGACGATTACATTCTCGAACTGGACAACGTCAGCAAGTTCTTCGGCACCGTGATCGCCCTGCAGGGCGTGACGCTCCGCCTGCGCCGTGGCGAGGTGCACTGCCTGCTCGGCGACAACGGCGCCGGCAAATCGACGCTGATCAAGACGCTGGCCGGCGTGCACCAGCCCAGCACGGGCGAATACCGGGTCGAGGGACGCGCCGTGAAATACAGCTCGCCCCGCGAGGCGCTGGACGATGGCATCGCCACCGTTTACCAGGACCTGGCCCTGGTGCCGCTGATGAGCGTCGCGCGCAACTTCTTCGCCGGGCGCGAGCCGCGCCGGAAGATGTTCGGCCTGATCCCCGTCATCGACATGCAGTACGCCAACGAGACCGCTCGCGAGAAACTCGCCGAGATGGGCATCCGCGTGCGCGACGCCAGCCAGCCGGTGGGCACCATGTCCGGCGGCGAGCGGCAGTGCCTGGCCATCGCCCGCGCCATCCATTTCGGCGCCAAGGTGCTGATCCTGGACGAGCCCACGGCGGCCCTGGGCGTCAAGCAGTCTTGCAACGTGCTCAAGCTGATCCACAAGGCGCGCGAGCGTGGCATCTCGGTGATCTTCATCACCCACAACGTGCACCACGCCTACCCCATCGCGGACAGCTTCACGCTATTGAACCGCGGCCAGTCCATGGGCACCTTCGCCAAGGCGGATGTCACCAAGGAAGCCGTGCTCGACATGATGGCCGGCGGCACAGAGATCCAGAGCCTGGTCGACGAACTGGAAGGCCGCGCGGCCTGA
- a CDS encoding ABC transporter permease: MSAINESVSNMIQSNRANAPEAPTSTDERVRRVSPWRILLDRPELGSIAGTVLVFVFFGIFARGSGMFALDGVINWAQVAAYLGILAVGACLLMIAGEFDLSMGSMIGFAGVLVAIPPMYMGWPLWASVIFAFVGCMALGALNGYLVVRTRLPSFIVTLAFMFILRGLTLVLSTSFANSTIVSGVGDKFAEDPVINALFSGTTLHWLFTALAGMNLIEKLPSGDPVVGGIPKVLVWWLVMGLAAGFVLARTRFGNWIFVVGGDANAAKNVGVPVRRVKVSLFVLTAFCACLFGVLQVADVGSAAADRGLQKEFEAIIAVVIGGALLTGGFGSVIGACFGALIFGVVQIGISYTNIDSDWYRVFLGGMLLLAVLFNHYIRSRAASTK, translated from the coding sequence ATGAGCGCCATCAATGAGAGCGTGTCCAACATGATCCAGTCCAACCGTGCGAACGCGCCGGAAGCACCGACCTCCACGGACGAACGCGTGCGACGGGTATCCCCGTGGCGCATTCTCCTCGACCGGCCCGAGCTCGGGTCGATCGCGGGCACCGTGCTCGTCTTCGTCTTCTTCGGCATCTTCGCCCGCGGGTCGGGCATGTTCGCACTCGATGGCGTGATCAACTGGGCACAGGTGGCGGCGTACCTCGGCATCCTGGCCGTGGGCGCCTGCCTGCTGATGATCGCCGGCGAGTTCGACCTGTCGATGGGATCGATGATCGGCTTCGCCGGCGTGCTGGTCGCCATTCCACCGATGTACATGGGTTGGCCGCTGTGGGCATCGGTGATCTTCGCCTTCGTCGGCTGCATGGCGCTGGGCGCGCTCAACGGTTACCTGGTGGTACGCACCCGGTTGCCGTCGTTCATCGTCACCCTCGCCTTCATGTTCATCCTGCGCGGCCTGACGCTGGTGCTGTCCACCAGCTTCGCCAACAGCACCATCGTCAGCGGCGTGGGCGACAAGTTCGCGGAAGACCCGGTGATCAACGCGCTGTTCTCCGGCACCACGCTGCACTGGCTGTTCACCGCGCTGGCCGGCATGAACCTGATCGAGAAGCTGCCCAGCGGCGACCCGGTCGTCGGTGGCATCCCCAAGGTGCTGGTGTGGTGGCTGGTGATGGGTCTGGCCGCTGGCTTCGTGCTGGCGCGCACCCGCTTCGGCAACTGGATCTTCGTCGTCGGCGGTGACGCCAACGCGGCCAAGAACGTCGGCGTCCCGGTGCGCCGGGTCAAGGTTTCACTGTTCGTACTCACCGCCTTCTGCGCCTGCCTGTTCGGCGTGCTGCAGGTGGCCGACGTGGGCTCGGCCGCTGCGGATCGCGGCCTGCAGAAAGAGTTCGAAGCCATCATCGCCGTGGTGATCGGCGGTGCGTTGCTCACCGGCGGCTTCGGCTCGGTGATCGGCGCCTGCTTCGGCGCACTGATCTTCGGCGTCGTGCAGATCGGCATCTCGTACACCAACATCGATTCGGACTGGTACCGCGTCTTCCTCGGCGGGATGTTGCTGCTGGCGGTGCTGTTCAACCACTACATCCGCAGCCGCGCTGCGAGCACCAAGTGA